A genomic segment from Anopheles maculipalpis chromosome X, idAnoMacuDA_375_x, whole genome shotgun sequence encodes:
- the LOC126558581 gene encoding mitochondrial amidoxime reducing component 2-like isoform X2 has product MIDFCSIPLTFRHHREADGLSEEMLSKLLNNGGAGGTGGKPTAGQLLAVAAGIGAATALGYGVYRLLKYRAEQRPPTEWHRVGEVSDLWIYPIKSCGAVRMRQFQCSPIGPQLGLLRDRIFMVVKSEDGKFITGRSHPTLVLVQPAFDEQYERMTLSAPGMMDIVVNVKQLLETVPGKFSVWDQPVAAVDCGEEVARWLSRFILSEDFGLRLVYYPLECPTRPVREKNRIHALLTARDSGALHDATSYMLVSEASVADVNSRLEKPVPALQYRANILVKGPGAFEEDNWKWIRIGETVYRNVKPCTRCLFTNVDPETGVSNPAQEPLNTLRKYRLKPGLGSSPVVGMQMGIRTLGSIGLGDTVYVG; this is encoded by the exons ATGATTGATTTCTGCTCGATACCGCTCACTTTTAGGCATCATCGCGAAGCGGACGGGTTGTCGGAGGAGATGCTATCCA AGTTGCTGAACAATGGTGGTGCGGGTGGAACGGGCGGCAAACCAACGGCCGGTCAGCTGTTGGCCGTTGCCGCCGGTATCGGTGCAGCGACGGCACTCGGGTACGGTGTGTACCGGTTGCTAAAGTACCGGGCGGAACAGCGACCTCCCACCGAATGGCACCGGGTCGGTGAAGTGTCCGATCTGTGGATTTACCCGATTAAATCGTGCGGTGCAGTCCGGATGCGCCAATTCCAGTGTTCCCCGATCGGACCCCAGCTTGGACTGTTGCGGGATCGTATCTTTATGGTGGTTAAAAGTGAGGACGGCAAGTTTATTACCGGCCGGTCCCATCCAACGCTAGTGCTGGTACAGCCCGCCTTCGATGAGCAGTACGAACGGATGACCCTATCCGCACCGGGCATGATGGACATAGTGGTGAACGTGAAGCAACTGCTCGAAACCGTACCGGGCAAATTTTCCGTCTGGGATCAACCGGTCGCGGCGGTTGACTGCGGCGAGGAGGTAGCCCGCTGGTTGTCACGCTTTATACTAAGCGAAGACTTTGGCCTCCGACTCGTCTACTATCCACTGGAGTGTCCGACACGCCCGGTGCGGGAAAAGAATCGCATTCACGCCCTGCTGACGGCACGTGACTCGGGTGCGCTGCACGATGCAACGAGCTATATGCTCGTGTCGGAAGCATCGGTAGCGGATGTGAACTCAAGGTTAGAGAAACCGGTACCGGCGCTACAGTACCGGGCGAACATACTGGTCAAGGGACCGGGTGCCTTCGAGGAGGACAACTGGAAGTGGATCCGGATCGGGGAAACGGTGTACCGGAACGTGAAACCTTGCACCAG ATGCCTCTTTACGAACGTTGATCCCGAAACCGGTGTCAGCAATCCGGCCCAGGAACCGCTGAACACGCTCCGGAAGTATCGGCTAAAGCCCGGCCTTGGCAGCTCACCGGTCGTCGGTATGCAGATGGGCATCCGGACGCTCGGTTCGATCGGACTCGGTGACACCGTGTACGTCGGCTGA
- the LOC126563217 gene encoding mitochondrial amidoxime reducing component 2: MLSKLVSDFGELPVSQKALLVAAGVGSIALLSAGGYLVKKRIENTPPKQWRKVGELAELYVYPIKSCAPVIMQQVDCADIGPQRNFLRDRIFMVTNASGAFVTARMKPKMVLIQPRFDERYETMFLTAPGMPELRVDVRNLAAGPSDTDGGDPVRSTVWGESVPMVDCGNEVARWFSRYLLDKEEGYRLRYYPLAYTSRQKNGSDTGALQDETSYMLFNEASVTDLNRRLENKVTVLQFRPNFVVRGPEAYAEDRWRWVRIGEVVFRYEIPCLRCVFTTIDPTSGVPHPDKEPLRTLKQYRQMPAYGESPALGIHLGLRHAGTIKLGDPVYFA, from the exons ATGTTGTCCA AACTTGTGTCCGACTTTGGTGAGCTGCCTGTGTCCCAGAAAGCTCTGCTGGTAGCGGCCGGTGTAGGCAGCATTGCACTACTTTCCGCCGGCGGTTATCTGGTGAAGAAGCGCATCGAAAACACCCCACCCAAGCAATGGCGGAAGGTGGGCGAGCTGGCCGAACTGTACGTGTATCCGATCAAGTCCTGTGCGCCTGTTATCATGCAACAGGTGGACTGTGCGGACATTGGACCGCAGCGCAATTTTCTGCGCGACCGCATCTTCATGGTCACCAACGCGTCCGGCGCGTTCGTAACTGCACGGATGAAACCGAAGATGGTGCTGATACAGCCCCGGTTCGATGAGCGGTACGAGACGATGTTTCTGACCGCACCCGGTATGCCCGAACTGCGGGTGGACGTGCGCAACCTGGCGGCCGGACCGTCCGATACTGATGGTGGCGATCCCGTCCGTTCGACGGTGTGGGGCGAGAGCGTCCCAATGGTGGACTGTGGCAATGAGGTAGCCAGATGGTTTTCGCGCTATCTACTGGACAAGGAGGAAGGGTACCGGTTGCGGTACTATCCGCTGGCGTACACTAGCCGCCAGAAGAATGGTAGCGATACCGGTGCATTGCAGGACGAAACGAGCTACATGCTGTTTAACGAGGCGAGCGTGACGGATTTGAACCGTCGGCTCGAGAACAAGGTAACGGTGCTCCAGTTTCGGCCAAACTTTGTCGTCCGTGGTCCGGAAGCGTATGCGGAAGATCGTTGGCGTTGGGTACGGATCGGGGAGGTAGTGTTCCGGTACGAGATACCGTGTCTGCGGTGCGTCTTTACTACCATCGATCCAACATCCGGCGTACCTCACCCGGACAAGGAACCGCTCCGTACGCTCAAGCa ATATCGCCAGATGCCGGCGTACGGTGAATCGCCCGCACTCGGCATCCATCTTGGATTGCGCCATGCCGGTACGATCAAACTTGGCGATCCGGTGTACTTTGCCTAA
- the LOC126558581 gene encoding mitochondrial amidoxime reducing component 2-like isoform X1, with product MIDFCSIPLTFRHHREADGLSEEMLSRVSVLHLELLNNGGAGGTGGKPTAGQLLAVAAGIGAATALGYGVYRLLKYRAEQRPPTEWHRVGEVSDLWIYPIKSCGAVRMRQFQCSPIGPQLGLLRDRIFMVVKSEDGKFITGRSHPTLVLVQPAFDEQYERMTLSAPGMMDIVVNVKQLLETVPGKFSVWDQPVAAVDCGEEVARWLSRFILSEDFGLRLVYYPLECPTRPVREKNRIHALLTARDSGALHDATSYMLVSEASVADVNSRLEKPVPALQYRANILVKGPGAFEEDNWKWIRIGETVYRNVKPCTRCLFTNVDPETGVSNPAQEPLNTLRKYRLKPGLGSSPVVGMQMGIRTLGSIGLGDTVYVG from the exons ATGATTGATTTCTGCTCGATACCGCTCACTTTTAGGCATCATCGCGAAGCGGACGGGTTGTCGGAGGAGATGCTATCCA GAGTTTCCGTTCTACATCTAGAGTTGCTGAACAATGGTGGTGCGGGTGGAACGGGCGGCAAACCAACGGCCGGTCAGCTGTTGGCCGTTGCCGCCGGTATCGGTGCAGCGACGGCACTCGGGTACGGTGTGTACCGGTTGCTAAAGTACCGGGCGGAACAGCGACCTCCCACCGAATGGCACCGGGTCGGTGAAGTGTCCGATCTGTGGATTTACCCGATTAAATCGTGCGGTGCAGTCCGGATGCGCCAATTCCAGTGTTCCCCGATCGGACCCCAGCTTGGACTGTTGCGGGATCGTATCTTTATGGTGGTTAAAAGTGAGGACGGCAAGTTTATTACCGGCCGGTCCCATCCAACGCTAGTGCTGGTACAGCCCGCCTTCGATGAGCAGTACGAACGGATGACCCTATCCGCACCGGGCATGATGGACATAGTGGTGAACGTGAAGCAACTGCTCGAAACCGTACCGGGCAAATTTTCCGTCTGGGATCAACCGGTCGCGGCGGTTGACTGCGGCGAGGAGGTAGCCCGCTGGTTGTCACGCTTTATACTAAGCGAAGACTTTGGCCTCCGACTCGTCTACTATCCACTGGAGTGTCCGACACGCCCGGTGCGGGAAAAGAATCGCATTCACGCCCTGCTGACGGCACGTGACTCGGGTGCGCTGCACGATGCAACGAGCTATATGCTCGTGTCGGAAGCATCGGTAGCGGATGTGAACTCAAGGTTAGAGAAACCGGTACCGGCGCTACAGTACCGGGCGAACATACTGGTCAAGGGACCGGGTGCCTTCGAGGAGGACAACTGGAAGTGGATCCGGATCGGGGAAACGGTGTACCGGAACGTGAAACCTTGCACCAG ATGCCTCTTTACGAACGTTGATCCCGAAACCGGTGTCAGCAATCCGGCCCAGGAACCGCTGAACACGCTCCGGAAGTATCGGCTAAAGCCCGGCCTTGGCAGCTCACCGGTCGTCGGTATGCAGATGGGCATCCGGACGCTCGGTTCGATCGGACTCGGTGACACCGTGTACGTCGGCTGA